CGTCGCGCGCGGAGCACCCCACCTTTGCAGGGAGcgcttaactagtgatttcggaaGGACTAACGCCACACCTAGTTATTTGCTTTGATTGATCAGCCGGACGGCCACCTCGCCTCCAACAAACTACGTACCCTGTATCGTGTGGGCGAGGCACAGCACGGAGTCAACGCACGCCTCCTGGGTCATGCAGCGGCAGCACTGGTCGACCAGGGCGGCATACTCAATGAGCACCCACAAAAAAACACTACCGAGAACGCGCTGCGCAGAACAACCAGGGCACGTCAAAACCAGGACACGTCAAAACCAGTGGCGAAaccgcgcaaaaaaaaagagagagaaaccaATGGTGAAGCAAACCACCTTGGGCGGAGGCTGGCACTGCACGACTGCTATCTACTAGTTGTAGCAAGAGAACTACTGTACTACCTACTACCCTTACCGCCACTCCAGACTACAGTCTGCAACAATCAACACAACATTAAATTAATAATCATGCCATCAGGTTAAGGAGAATAGAACATTCTTGCACCATTATGATTGAAAAGAGTAATAGTTGTGGCTACTGTCAGCCACACCGCAACCATTGTCTCACTCGCATGGGCTTTTAACTTCCTTTACAAAACATGATTCAGAATTATTGCGAAGTTGAGCTTAAGTTACTGCTACTTTGCTACGACATCCCACGTTTAGCACATCCTGCACACTGAATACTTGAATGCAGGTACATGATTGGGGGTAAATTGCAAGATATTGCCAACTCCTGCACAAACAAAGAGACCATGAGACGACTTCTAACCAAGGATTCACTCGTACAAATGTATTTGCCTTGAAAATGTCAGGTGAACAAACTAGGATACAAATAGCAAGAAAAACAAAGATGAAACCATCCAATAAACCGTCTTAAATTCAAGAGAGAAAACTGAACCTACAAATATACTTTGTCCCAAGGTGCCCGGGAACAAACTAGGATACAAATAGCAGGCAAAACAAAGATGTTCACAAAGGCTACTTGCCAGCAAAGGGGGGGAACTACCTAGTATCAAATTCACAAAGCAGCATAAAACATATATTTCCTTCCATGCATGCTCCATACGATGCACAACTTGAAAAACTTGGAACTAGAGAAACGGAACCCATGGCATTACCTTCGTCATGCCTTCCTTAGCGCTTTCAACAGCGTCAATGCCACTGTACCAAACATCCTTCTGGGCTGATAATTAAATTTTGGCTGCAgagttccgcccatgaacataGATGCTTTGCCGGTTGACTTATCCGAGGTCTTCTCCTTATGAGCGAAGAACTTCACACTAAGCTCTGATGTTAACACTGATCTTTGAGATTGGAAGAAACTTCTCCTTGCAAATTTGAGCTCCCATCCCCTGGGATCTTTCTTCACTTTAGGCTGGTCAATCAAGATCTTTCTATATGTTAGAAATCCCCAAACCCCACTGCAAATGTTATAAAATAATAGTTGGACTATAATAGAAACCTAAGCTCTACTCGTAATATTTCATGGGACCAGATATTATTGGCAAAGATACACCACTTAACAATTTAACATAATCAAGTAACATGCCCATGGTATTAAATCTATAACAGTTGTCACATAATTTAGTCATAAAATCACTAAGACTGTAAAGACCATACATGTTGAAATATAGCAAGTGTCAGTAAGACTTGTCCACAAAACAGTACACTTTAAACCGACATCCTATaaacaaaaaaaacataaataGCCCTGGTTTCTTGCATGAGGGCTTGGGAAATATGTAATGAGGTATTTCCATCATTCGAGTATCTTTACCTTTCCATTTCGCAGACAAGGCACTTTCAGACCTGCTTTGATCCTAGCCATCTCCGCTGTTTTCCATCACAGATAGTTAGTGTTTAAACTCACAATTTCTGAAAGACATACTTCAATCAAAACACCCACCTAATTTGTGAGGTAGCTCTTGAGAGGATAGCACATTCCGATAGGGGTGGCTTCAAGAACAAGAAAAAAGATGACTATCATAAGTATGCAAAAGTTATGATCAACTAAGAAATGGAAGGGGTGTGTAGAGAAGTACAGATTTCCAATATCTATGCCATCTCCAATAGAAAAAAATCCATGATCCTTCAGAATGAGCGTAACATGTTCAAAGACCTCCGCATGGGCCACTTCCATGACACAGGGAATCTGCGTGACATTTTTtacacatgagagagagagagagagagagatgagggaAAGTATTGTTTGCAATGGAAACACAAAAAATTAGGTTGACAGTAGTATCATTATGCATGAAAAATATTCCTCACAATTCTAACAAAATTTCCACTAAAATACAGGCACAAGAATAAAGATCAATGTCTAACGTGTTATGTATTTCGAACGGAGTAATGCAAGTTTAAACAAAGGAGAGCTATTCACATTCCTAAAAACATGTACAGAACACACGTTATGAAAAAATATTTGATTTCGTAGTTAGTAAAACATGAATGTTCATCTCAGTTCCTAGTACTTAGTCATTATATGTTGTAACTTGTAAGCATCACAAACGTAACAGGAACAATGATCTATTCAGGCACCATGCCATCTATAAAATGCTCGATAACAATTAGGTCCTCAGAAATTGGAAAGGTATGAGTAATCACACTTTGTTATACAGAATCAGATTAATTCTGTGATATGCACATATTTCGTAGAAATAAGGAAATTATGGTATCATAACTGCAACTAGTTTGTTACCTTTGGATGAGACCTTATGTAAACATCAAGAGCTTCACCAGCTTTGAAAATTACATGAACAAGATTCAATGTAACATCAAGAAGCTCCTTTTTCACCTCTAGTGGCTCCATTTCCAGTCTGTTTTGGCGCATCTTTATAGCAGTAATGTTGTCCACGACAAAGTTAGTGATAGTACCAAACCCATCTTTCTTACTACTCCCACATCCATTGCAGGAAGATAGCCCGCGGATCTGCTTTTGAGCTGCTAGGAGCAAAACAGCCGTATGGACGATCTTCCCATCTACTATGTACTTGCAGAGCTCATCTAACAGATCATCTGTGTGTTTGGCTAGCAGCCTAGTTGTATCCAAGAAGATTTTCTGCAACACAACGAAAATGGAAGAAAAACTCAGTTCAATTTTTAAACAAAATCAAATTTTCAGAACTCATCTTAAATTGTTGTTgttaaattaaaatttaaaatgGCATAGCACATGGACATACATATACAGACAGTGTAACACCGAGAACTGCAATTTTTGGAAAGTGCAGTTATAAGAACATAATGTCCTTGGGACTTCGGTATTGCTATATCAGTGGTTTGAGATATATGACAACTTCTTTTATGCGGCAAAACAAGTAATTTGTGCAAGGACAGATGCGAAACAAACCATTTCAGGTAAGCACAGGATGTGGATGAGCTTGAGGATATAGTTGATGTCTGCCTGGCTGCAGTCCACACGCTGTTGACTAGGATTTAGACTGTCCTCAAGGTACTTATGCATGGAAGTGTTCTCAACCGCAACATGGAGTGGGAGTAGGTCAGCAGGGACTAGATCACCAGATGTGCGTAGATTGGCAGACGCACCATGGCGCAAGAGCAACTCAATCATATCAACAGAGAACATATCAGCAGCTCGGTGGAGGGAAAAGTACCCATATTGTGTCATGCAGTTGGGATTGGCTCGGAAACCATGAAGCTCAGGATCATCACCAACCAAGACAACTTTGGCACATCGCACTGCATTAGACACGATTATCTGGTTTAAAGTTTCTGGCGTGATGATGAAACCCCAAGACATGGCCCTTCCATTCTCATTGAAGAAGCGAAGGAAAGATCTGACATTATCCTTTTCCAAGATTGGCACCAAGGCGG
This region of Triticum aestivum cultivar Chinese Spring chromosome 2D, IWGSC CS RefSeq v2.1, whole genome shotgun sequence genomic DNA includes:
- the LOC123051857 gene encoding uncharacterized protein, yielding MEAMRKKEATATACSEDNRKGVHGVSMNGLYDPWNPAYPPRDPSPCDADMAAHIASVKEWMDKTQAILANSRATNIIIPDRTPQFVNDVLFDILPALVPILEKDNVRSFLRFFNENGRAMSWGFIITPETLNQIIVSNAVRCAKVVLVGDDPELHGFRANPNCMTQYGYFSLHRAADMFSVDMIELLLRHGASANLRTSGDLVPADLLPLHVAVENTSMHKYLEDSLNPSQQRVDCSQADINYILKLIHILCLPEMKIFLDTTRLLAKHTDDLLDELCKYIVDGKIVHTAVLLLAAQKQIRGLSSCNGCGSSKKDGFGTITNFVVDNITAIKMRQNRLEMEPLEVKKELLDVTLNLVHVIFKAGEALDVYIRSHPKIPCVMEVAHAEVFEHVTLILKDHGFFSIGDGIDIGNLHPYRNVLSSQELPHKLAEMARIKAGLKVPCLRNGKPKVKKDPRGWELKFARRSFFQSQRSVLTSELSVKFFAHKEKTSDKSTGKASMFMGGTLQPKFNYQPRRMFGTVALTLLKALRKA